A single Corallococcus exiguus DNA region contains:
- a CDS encoding Ig-like domain-containing protein yields the protein MQMRSWLRGSLVLLCLSCGPTSSEDAPEPAQAQARTRAEQLVAERGFDLRDVALIPDAKGGRQTLHFRGVPVWGLEAKSALGQTFFSNARFQPTGAVETEARLTEAQARDAALAALKDATAKVESARLVLLPTEVRQLRKDVAAPRFAGPRNAEDFERVVTGLRLIYLLKLGADGDVSRRWSAQVDARSGEVLRLDPLEHMGVQGTFKKARGTGYFAGAVNMSVFSETFGGATRLRDVYNNDYYAFVPQGRGGTWQLYYTPDLILGDGLRYSGGGTLGTNGETAAVDAYHAVGLAWSVYETFLGRAGPTGDGTPFDVQVHANAENAFYLPGLRNPTLRFGYRSLSENAKTSLTTTDIVAHEMAHDFFGRELAGDPSNVPTEHSERAGLNEGTGDIFGFVTELLRDAKRVSSTSTNIDGVAVKPSNLTLGEETGTTSRSLLAPQYPEWFDSIGQADEHYSGGPLSRMFLLLAYGCSAQTTSPWHCWLVPEGFSGLGPAEALRIWGLAVQLMPLDSDYLQARQAALAAATARDGVLNGNRMKTVARAFAAVNVGYAPDSVPPQTTLSCRQVNQDIECTGTITDAEIPDQYSTAPRLVVDGGAQIKTLSGWQFEQLLPGAALAHGNHTIRLEAWDFWGNLATRTVTVAMDKQAPTFSVLRSGSPKQPRYSVTPSDASGILTVDFGVDGQLLYGIFVPPYEQEFDTSTWTDGNHDVFIRVYDTYMNATVQHFALKADNTPPVLTMTVGAGTESPFTVNVSVTDSSAVARVDFKVDGFVFATRTNEATTYQASYTPLDPLAHNLTVEVTDAFGNKATTSRAAPLDTTPPAVTFAKTQPGSLVRLTVGATDGCGVEYPYALYVDGTLVAQPTTPSYVLEFGESMAAGTHTFQAVVRDLCGNTANFQTAFIKDLTPPVITGITRDDTLPKKPKFTVQCTDTEGVHHVELREGGVVIQTDTTAPYEFVVDTTGRADGDYSLLFQCTDINGVSSSPETRTVTADNTGPTINLTLYGSGRSYLISAEPASDPRGIQSITLAQVLVPAFSVTLTQAPWSAWWNIPGTGSIQSDLPFVATAKDKWGNTSSKSLYCSVSTSSTVAQYRTCHP from the coding sequence ATGCAAATGCGTTCCTGGCTGCGGGGCAGCCTTGTTTTGTTGTGTCTCAGCTGTGGTCCCACGTCGTCGGAAGACGCTCCGGAGCCCGCGCAGGCCCAGGCCCGGACGCGGGCCGAGCAACTGGTCGCGGAGCGCGGCTTCGACCTCCGGGATGTCGCACTGATACCGGATGCGAAGGGGGGGCGGCAGACGCTCCACTTCCGGGGCGTGCCGGTCTGGGGCCTGGAAGCGAAGTCAGCGCTGGGCCAGACCTTCTTCTCCAACGCCCGGTTCCAGCCCACGGGTGCGGTGGAGACGGAGGCCCGGCTCACGGAAGCCCAGGCCCGGGACGCCGCGCTCGCGGCCCTGAAGGACGCCACCGCGAAGGTGGAGTCCGCGCGGCTCGTGCTCCTGCCCACGGAGGTGCGCCAGCTCCGGAAGGACGTGGCCGCCCCGCGCTTCGCCGGTCCCCGGAACGCCGAGGACTTCGAGCGGGTGGTGACGGGCCTCCGGCTCATCTACCTGCTCAAGCTCGGCGCGGACGGGGACGTGTCGAGGCGCTGGAGCGCGCAGGTGGATGCACGCAGCGGAGAGGTGCTGCGCCTGGATCCGCTCGAACACATGGGCGTGCAGGGGACGTTCAAGAAGGCCCGGGGCACGGGTTACTTCGCGGGAGCGGTCAACATGTCCGTGTTCTCCGAAACCTTTGGCGGGGCCACCCGGCTGCGGGACGTGTACAACAATGACTATTACGCCTTTGTCCCGCAGGGGCGGGGCGGCACCTGGCAGCTCTATTACACCCCGGACCTGATCCTGGGTGACGGGCTCCGCTACAGCGGAGGAGGCACGCTCGGAACCAACGGGGAGACCGCGGCGGTGGACGCCTACCACGCCGTGGGCCTGGCGTGGTCCGTCTACGAGACGTTCCTGGGGCGCGCGGGCCCGACGGGGGACGGCACACCCTTCGACGTCCAGGTGCACGCCAACGCAGAGAACGCCTTCTATCTCCCCGGACTGCGCAATCCGACGCTCCGGTTCGGCTACCGCTCCCTCAGCGAAAACGCCAAGACCTCGCTCACGACCACAGACATCGTGGCCCACGAGATGGCCCATGACTTCTTCGGCCGTGAGCTGGCGGGCGACCCCTCGAATGTCCCAACGGAGCATTCGGAGCGGGCCGGGCTGAACGAGGGCACGGGGGACATCTTCGGCTTCGTCACCGAGCTGCTGCGCGACGCGAAGCGGGTGTCGTCCACGTCGACGAACATCGATGGGGTGGCGGTGAAGCCCTCGAACCTCACCCTGGGCGAGGAGACGGGCACCACGTCCCGCAGCCTCCTGGCGCCCCAGTATCCGGAGTGGTTCGACTCCATCGGTCAGGCGGACGAGCACTACTCCGGGGGCCCCCTGAGCCGGATGTTCCTGCTGCTGGCCTATGGTTGCAGCGCGCAGACCACGAGCCCGTGGCACTGCTGGCTGGTGCCCGAGGGGTTCAGCGGCCTGGGCCCCGCGGAAGCGCTGCGCATCTGGGGGCTGGCGGTGCAGTTGATGCCGTTGGATTCGGACTACCTGCAGGCCCGCCAGGCGGCGCTCGCGGCGGCGACCGCGCGGGACGGCGTGCTGAACGGCAACCGGATGAAGACCGTGGCGCGCGCGTTCGCGGCCGTCAACGTCGGCTACGCGCCGGACTCGGTGCCGCCGCAGACGACGCTGAGCTGCCGGCAGGTGAACCAGGACATCGAATGCACTGGCACCATCACCGACGCCGAGATCCCGGACCAGTACAGCACCGCGCCGCGGCTGGTGGTGGACGGCGGCGCGCAGATCAAGACGCTGTCCGGCTGGCAGTTCGAGCAGCTCCTCCCGGGCGCCGCGCTGGCCCATGGCAATCACACCATCCGGCTGGAGGCCTGGGACTTCTGGGGCAACCTGGCCACGAGGACTGTGACGGTCGCGATGGACAAGCAGGCGCCCACCTTCTCCGTCCTCCGCTCCGGTTCACCGAAGCAGCCCCGCTACTCCGTCACCCCGAGCGACGCCTCCGGAATCCTCACCGTGGACTTCGGCGTCGACGGCCAGCTCCTGTACGGCATCTTCGTGCCCCCCTACGAGCAGGAGTTCGACACCTCCACCTGGACGGATGGCAATCATGACGTGTTCATCCGGGTCTACGACACGTACATGAACGCCACCGTCCAGCACTTCGCCCTGAAGGCGGACAACACGCCGCCCGTCTTGACGATGACGGTGGGTGCGGGGACCGAGTCGCCGTTCACGGTGAATGTCTCGGTGACGGACAGCTCCGCGGTGGCGCGGGTGGACTTCAAGGTGGACGGCTTTGTCTTCGCCACGCGCACGAACGAGGCCACGACGTACCAGGCCAGCTACACGCCCCTGGATCCGCTGGCGCACAACCTCACCGTGGAGGTGACGGATGCCTTCGGCAACAAGGCGACCACGTCCAGGGCGGCCCCGCTCGACACCACGCCCCCGGCGGTGACCTTCGCCAAGACGCAGCCGGGCTCGCTGGTGCGGCTGACCGTCGGCGCGACGGATGGCTGTGGCGTCGAGTATCCGTATGCGCTGTATGTGGACGGGACGCTGGTGGCGCAGCCCACGACCCCGTCCTACGTGCTGGAGTTCGGGGAGTCGATGGCCGCGGGGACTCACACGTTCCAGGCCGTCGTGCGCGACCTGTGCGGCAACACGGCGAACTTCCAGACAGCGTTCATCAAGGACCTCACCCCGCCGGTCATCACGGGCATCACCCGGGACGACACCCTGCCGAAGAAGCCGAAGTTCACCGTGCAGTGCACGGACACGGAGGGCGTGCACCACGTGGAGCTGCGCGAGGGGGGCGTCGTCATCCAGACGGACACCACCGCGCCCTATGAGTTCGTGGTCGACACCACGGGCCGCGCGGACGGTGACTACTCGCTGCTGTTCCAATGCACGGACATCAACGGCGTCTCCAGCTCGCCGGAGACCCGTACGGTGACGGCGGACAACACGGGGCCCACCATCAACCTCACGCTCTACGGCTCGGGCCGCTCCTACCTCATCTCCGCGGAGCCCGCGAGCGACCCTCGCGGCATCCAGTCCATCACCCTCGCGCAGGTCCTGGTACCCGCCTTCTCCGTCACGCTCACCCAGGCGCCCTGGTCCGCGTGGTGGAACATCCCGGGCACCGGCTCCATCCAGTCGGACTTGCCGTTCGTCGCCACCGCCAAGGACAAATGGGGAAACACGTCCAGCAAGTCACTGTATTGCTCGGTAAGCACCTCCTCCACCGTGGCGCAATACCGGACCTGCCACCCGTAA
- a CDS encoding serine hydrolase domain-containing protein has protein sequence MPRKLLVSSFLFVALTWAPALAADTLPRGRHKQVDALFSQWSSKTQPGCAVGISRDGVLDYARGYGMADLEHDAPVTPRSVFSIASISKQFTAFSIGMLAQEGKLSMDDDIRKYVPELPAYGKTITLAHLMHHTNGLREQGQLLSLAGWRGDDVSTEADVLWALSRQRGVNFEPGTEVLYGNAAYTLLALVVRRVSGQPLRAFADERIFKPLGMTDTRFREDHTELFSRRAWGYTSRDGGGWRLSDSHADHYGAGNLYSTIGDLLKWQQNLLDARVGGQALVALVRTSGRLNDGTETGYGGGLRLAGYRGLDMVSHDGMDGGYRTESLLFPAQRVAIVTLCNSGNIDAGELARKVADVYLGAHMKDEVPPAVKVAETELSALAGDYWSPLTDEVVRLEFKDGALRQVGVPKAFVPMGDGAFRPGESTHVWRFSGPRELSIRDFWPTTRPFIRVTAPKPTATALATFAGQYRSEEVDMTYTVRVVDGKLALRWPRRDEVVLDAIGDDHFVGSLGTVTFTRAASGGINGLTISNRRLRRFRAERLERAEAVRAASTAGN, from the coding sequence ATGCCGCGCAAGCTGCTCGTGTCGTCGTTCCTGTTCGTCGCGCTCACGTGGGCCCCCGCCCTGGCCGCGGACACGCTGCCCAGGGGCCGCCACAAGCAGGTGGATGCCCTCTTCTCGCAGTGGAGCAGCAAGACCCAGCCCGGCTGCGCCGTGGGCATCTCACGCGACGGCGTGCTGGACTACGCGCGAGGCTACGGCATGGCGGACCTGGAGCACGACGCGCCGGTCACGCCGCGTTCGGTCTTCTCCATCGCCTCCATCTCCAAGCAGTTCACTGCCTTCTCGATTGGGATGCTGGCGCAGGAGGGCAAGCTCTCGATGGACGACGACATCCGCAAGTACGTGCCGGAGCTGCCCGCGTATGGAAAGACCATCACGCTCGCGCACCTGATGCATCACACCAACGGACTGCGTGAGCAGGGACAGTTGCTGAGCCTGGCGGGCTGGCGCGGTGATGACGTGTCCACCGAAGCAGACGTCCTCTGGGCGCTGAGCCGGCAACGCGGCGTGAACTTCGAACCGGGCACGGAGGTCCTGTATGGCAATGCCGCCTACACGTTGCTCGCGCTCGTGGTGCGGCGCGTCTCCGGTCAGCCGCTGCGAGCGTTCGCCGACGAGCGCATCTTCAAGCCTCTCGGCATGACCGACACCCGCTTCCGCGAGGACCACACCGAGCTCTTTTCCCGGCGAGCCTGGGGCTACACCTCCCGCGATGGCGGTGGCTGGCGCCTCAGCGACTCCCATGCCGACCATTACGGCGCGGGCAACCTGTACTCCACGATTGGCGACCTGCTGAAGTGGCAGCAGAACCTGCTCGACGCACGCGTCGGTGGGCAGGCGCTGGTCGCGTTGGTGCGGACCTCCGGCAGGTTGAACGACGGCACCGAGACGGGCTACGGCGGCGGACTCCGGTTGGCGGGGTATCGCGGCCTGGACATGGTGAGTCACGACGGCATGGACGGCGGCTACCGCACGGAGTCCCTCCTCTTTCCAGCGCAGCGGGTCGCCATCGTCACGCTCTGCAACAGCGGAAACATCGACGCGGGGGAGCTCGCACGGAAGGTCGCCGACGTGTACCTGGGCGCGCACATGAAGGACGAAGTGCCGCCCGCGGTGAAGGTGGCGGAGACGGAGCTGTCGGCACTGGCCGGCGACTACTGGAGCCCCCTGACGGATGAAGTGGTGCGCCTGGAGTTCAAGGACGGAGCGCTGCGCCAGGTGGGCGTGCCCAAGGCCTTCGTGCCCATGGGCGATGGCGCGTTCCGTCCAGGCGAGTCGACGCATGTCTGGCGTTTCTCGGGCCCGCGCGAGCTGAGCATCCGGGACTTCTGGCCGACGACAAGACCCTTCATCCGCGTGACCGCGCCGAAGCCCACAGCCACGGCGTTGGCGACGTTCGCGGGGCAGTACCGCAGTGAGGAGGTCGACATGACCTACACGGTGCGCGTCGTGGACGGGAAGCTGGCCCTCCGCTGGCCCCGCCGGGACGAGGTGGTGCTGGATGCGATCGGCGATGACCACTTCGTCGGCTCGCTCGGCACGGTCACGTTCACGCGGGCGGCCTCCGGAGGAATCAACGGGTTGACCATCAGCAACCGCCGCCTGCGCAGGTTCCGCGCGGAGCGGCTCGAGAGAGCGGAGGCGGTGAGAGCGGCTTCGACGGCAGGCAATTGA